In a genomic window of Amblyomma americanum isolate KBUSLIRL-KWMA chromosome 4, ASM5285725v1, whole genome shotgun sequence:
- the LOC144129979 gene encoding fatty acyl-CoA reductase 1-like, whose product MSSATRAGLGSQNCRKSSSHFRRIGGAGKRRVTAQQVLLEKLLRSCPGLNRVYLLIRTKRGEEPQARLATILSSQVFERLKQEQPCALEKVRAMPGDITLPSLGLSMSDRATLIEEVSVVFHSAATIKFDEPLKVAVQLNVLGTRHVLDLCKRIPNLCAFVHVSTAYSNCEKRTEVHEVIYQPFVDTETVVAASQRPDDKFMRNADEFLFGLPNTYTLTKRLAESLLRDERGSTPVAIVRPSIVTASWREPFPGWIDNFAGCTGVIASVGTGLLPSIVGKKDCIGDFIPVDIVANTLICVAWHIAINRPDHVIVYHCTSGEFKSPTWGDLATALQGAVLRYPLPYMVRYPKFAMTSSALWYNANLWCLHCVPAFVGDLALQLMGEKPRFMQRYQRVRERMDVVRYFTTHSWLFRSDNVRGLISDLSPTDKKLFSLDVQVIVWRPYWEQYVLGIRKYLFKAEDDKLPEARRQLKWLYAVHLSLPIFLLILVSRLLMTPKAK is encoded by the exons atgagttcagctaCAAGAGCGGGCCTCGGCAGccaga ATTGCCGGAAGTCCTCAAGCCACTTCCGGCGCATTGGTGGAGCGGGTAAACGACGCGTCACTGCCCAGCAG GTTCTCCTGGAAAAACTGCTCCGATCTTGTCCCGGTCTGAACCGGGTCTACCTCCTTATACGCACCAAGCGCGGAGAGGAGCCACAGGCGAGGCTGGCAACAATCCTCAGCTCACAG GTTTTCGAGCGCCTCAAGCAAGAGCAGCCATGTGCTCTAGAGAAGGTGAGGGCAATGCCCGGAGACATCACACTTCCGAGCCTGGGACTCAGCATGTCCGACAGGGCTACCTTGATCGAAGAAGTCTCCGTTGTTTTCCACTCAGCTGCCACGATCAAGTTCGATGAGCCTCTCAA AGTGGCAGTCCAGCTAAACGTCCTGGGTACGCGGCATGTTCTTGACCTCTGCAAGCGAATTCCGAACCTCTGT GCTTTTGTTCATGTGTCAACAGCATACAGCAACTGTGAAAAGAGGACAGAAGTTCACGAAGTAATATACCAACCATTTGTGGATACAGAAACGGTTGTCGCAGCGTCTCA GCGTCCGGATGACAAATTCATGAGAAATGCGGACGAATTCCTGTTTGGGTTGCCGAACACTTACACCTTGACCAAGCGCTTGGCGGAATCGCTGTTGCGGGATGAGCGTGGATCAACACCCGTCGCTATAGTGCGACCCTCCATTGTCACGGCCTCGTGGAGGGAGCCGTTCCCG ggCTGGATAGACAACTTTGCGGGCTGCACTGGCGTCATTGCATCG GTAGGGACTGGCCTGCTACCGTCAATTGTGGGGAAAAAGGACTGCATAGGCGACTTCATTCCTGTGGACATAGTCGCCAACACACTCATATGCGTCGCATGGCACATCGCCATTAACAG GCCGGATCACGTGATCGTGTACCACTGTACCAGTGGCGAGTTTAAAAGCCCCACGTGGGGAGACCTGGCCACAGCATTGCAGGGGGCTGTACTACGATACCCACTTCCATACATGGTCCGCTACCCGAAATTCGCGATGACGAGCAGCGCTCTATGGTACAATGCTAATCTCTGGTGTCTGCACTGTGTGCCTGCTTTCGTTGGAGACCTGGCTCTGCAGCTGATGGGAGAGAAGCCAAG GTTCATGCAACGCTACCAAAGAGTTCGCGAACGCATGGATGTTGTGCGTTACTTCACAACTCACAGCTGGCTGTTCAGATCAGATAATGTCAGGGGACTCATCAGCGACCTGTCACCAACAGACAAAAAG TTGTTCAGCCTTGACGTACAAGTCATCGTGTGGAGACCGTACTGGGAGCAGTACGTGCTGGGAATTCGCAAGTACCTCTTCAAAGCCGAGGACGACAAACTCCCTGAGGCACGGAGACAACTGAAATG GCTCTACGCAGTGCACTTGTCCTTGCCCATCTTCCTGCTCATCCTGGTGTCGCGACTGCTGATGACGCCGAAAGCGAAGTAG